The following DNA comes from Rosa rugosa chromosome 5, drRosRugo1.1, whole genome shotgun sequence.
CCAGCGGGGGGACTTCTGCCAGAGGCGGCtcccgaggcaacgcctcattctgaccacgaccgccacgcggcgttgcgGTCAGATTACGTCCCTCCTGGACagggggactagtcaacagtctacgacggccctgatcaggcacgttgacccccgtcacttgggtaccaaagattgggctcgctacccaacaccctctgctccgcgcagctcccctcaacaaacaatatacagaccatccggaggtctatcttagccggggagtgggggactccctggggggcctagcaggggcccacccgaaagggtacaaAGCGttcgctcagtaaatccatggttgacaacgcactgacgctaattatgctgttgcaagtctagcgaaggcaacgcttcaaaccgctgagcaactccccaaccaagattgccctccttgactggggacttgggggacttgtacctacatgtgcatttgcaagcataattagctataatgagccacactcatagtaccgccagcggtaccgactcccgccaaaggagtgacctacggaaacacatcCAGGCGGGCTTCCGCCTGAGCCCTGGattgcccccagatcaccgctgacgcgccgccacgcgccgcgccaagatagcatcagaagctccagacgctgggaattgaagcacatcaatcccacatcgaaaacaaggagaagatcagctctCTCCTCACCTGTAAAAGGTTCTTtgatctctcctcattaattacgcatttactactcatttattgttatgctgtctatatgcattgactgacttaggcatcagagaagagaagaccgcccaacgcggtctccctctgacgctctgtctttcgtttgacagctagtGAAGATTACCAAGTcctcagagtagcggtccgcccactggacccgcgttaaacgaaggttcgtcTACCGCCGAACTTTGGGCATTAACAGGTTATATGATTCCTTTGAATCAATGTATGAGCTATTCTGACTTGTATGAAGACATTTTCCGTACATTCCAGTTTTTGCCAAGTCATGTTATTGAGCTTCAGTATTCAGTTCCTGGCTGTAAAGTTTGTTTTCTTCGTAACGATCGTGATTTCCAAATGCTGTTCTGCGCTGCTAGAATACATAAGTTAGATTGTGTTGAGATTTCTGTTTTAAAGATTGGTGGAAGCTGCAGCAGAACTTGTTCAGTGGATAGTTGTTCGGCAGTTATTGATGAAGACGATTATTTGGGAGAGACCTTTAggaatgaagttcacaagacaTATTTGTCTGATGAGTGGAGTTCTTATATTCATCATGTTGGGGAGAAGTTTCATGGTGCAGCTGAGCTCTGTGAGAAGCTCAGGAAGTATGCAATTGCAGTTGGTTTCGAGtttgtaattttgagaaatgatgtGGACCGTATTCATGCAGTCTGTTCAAATGTTGGTACCGAAGGTTGTGATTGGCATCTTCGCGCTCTGTCATCATCTGCCAATGGTTGCCTTTATATAACAGAGTTGAATAATATTCACACTTGCAAGGGTGTAGTCAAGACTCAAAATAACAAGCTTTTGGGATCCAAGGCTGTCAAGACTTGCATTGCTGCCGATGTTAGCTATAATCTTTCATTGAAGCCAAGGGAGATTATGAGTAAGTTCAAGTCAACATATGGGTTTGATATTTCCTACAAGGTTGCCTTGAAAGCAAAGCATAGGGCTAAGGAAGCGATTTATGGTTTAGATGCAGATTCATTCAGCAAGTTATCTTGGTATAAGGAAGCTGTTTTGCAGAGTAACCCGGGCTcttcttttgtgttggaagttgACCCATCTACTAATCGTTTTCAACGGCTTTTCGTGGCTTACGGAGGTTGTGTTCAAGGCTTCCAATTCTGTTTGCTTGTGTTGTATGTTGATGGAACGTTTGGTAAAAGCATTTACAAGGGTCAGATTCTTTCTGCAACTGGAATGAATGGAAATCAAGATAGCTGTatactttattgcccccccccccccccccataattttattattggcccccagtaattttggcttttgttttagtttcttCATCTGTGTGTTTAATATTTCTTGTTTTAGTTTCTTTTATTGTTATTGATTTCATTTTCTCTGTGCAGTGGAAGGCTGCAATAGTTTACTGCCCTGCAATAAgaacattattggcccccagtagattGAGTTTTTGGTGCTCTGGTTTATGCAGGTTTCTACCCTCTAGCCATATGTTTCTGTGATTCTGAGACAGATGCAAATTGGACATTCTTTTTCAAACATTTGAAGAGTTTGCTTGAACCTCAAGGAAGAGTCATCACATTTATTAATGATCGGGGTACTGGATTGTTGAGTGCTTTCGATAAGGTATTTGCTGGTCATCCTTATCTGTTTTGTTACAAGCATTTGGTGGCGAACCTTGCCGGTAAATATAGGGGTAAAGGTAATTCTGTCTTGATAGAAGATGTTAAGTAGAAGTTTTTTAAGGTTGCATATTCCTCTACTGAGAAGGAATACCGTTTCAACTTGCGGTTGCTTAGAGAAGTTGGTGGTGCCGATATTATTGACCCTTTTCTTGCTGAAATCCCTGTGCAAAATTGGTTCCGTGCATTTTATACTAGCTGCCGATATGGAATTATGGCTAATGGGATTGCTGAATCATTTAACTCTTGGATTGCAATTGAGCGTTTGATGCATGTATATTGTATGTTGGATCAGACCAGAATAAAACAAATGGAGCTGATGGGTGAGAGGAGGGATGAGGCACAACGTTGGACCACAGAACTAACGCCCAAAATGGAGGAAAGGTTGAAGGTGCAGATGGAGAAATCTCGTCGTTTCAGTGTCCATTATTCTAGCCCTGGAGTTTATGAGGTTCGATCTGACTTTTCTTATGTAGTTAACATTTGCGAGCGTTCATGTTCATGTGTGAAATGGTAGATCAATTGTTTTCCTTGTCCTCACGGCCTTGCTGCAATACAAGCTGCCTCTGAAAATGTCTATGATTATATTGATAAGTACTTTTGTGTTGATATGTTCAAGAAGAGCTACAGTTTTCCTATCCGGCCGATAACCAATGTTGATACGTCTTCTTCTGAATCTGCTACTGACTGTATATTAGCTCCTCTTGCGAAGAGGCCACCTGGGAGGCCTAGctagggtgaagcggttcaagtcTGTTGGAGAGGTTGAAAAGAAGCTGATCCGGTGGGACCGTTGTGGCAAAATGGGCACTCATAACAAGTTGAGTTGCACTGAACCTCTCGTGCAGCAGTAGTATATGTTTATGTAAAGGATTGataggtttttcttttttctattgggGCCCAGTAATGGGTTTATTGGGGGCCAGTAATTGTTTATATACAGGCTCTAATAATCATTATTCTTTTCGGGTTGGCCCGGCTCGGTTTTGGGCCGAACCCGACTTCGACCCGGAGTCCTCGGTTGGGCCTAAATTTGGACCGACAACTGTTTCTAAATGGGCTGGGCCGAAATATTCGGTGACCCGAATTTTCAGTTCGGCCCGGGTCGGGTTCGGTTCTAAATgggctttttttatttattcagtATTCACGGCCCAATTACAAATCCATTAATACACAAATATTAAGTTAAAGCAAATCCATGAATAATTTGCAGCAAGCATAAACATGCAAAACACAACCTGCCCATGAAATGCTCAATACAACAAGCATAAACAGGAAAAAATGCAGTTCAATACACAGT
Coding sequences within:
- the LOC133711709 gene encoding uncharacterized protein LOC133711709, producing the protein MIPLNQCMSYSDLYEDIFRTFQFLPSHVIELQYSVPGCKVCFLRNDRDFQMLFCAARIHKLDCVEISVLKIGGSCSRTCSVDSCSAVIDEDDYLGETFRNEVHKTYLSDEWSSYIHHVGEKFHGAAELCEKLRKYAIAVGFEFVILRNDVDRIHAVCSNVGTEGCDWHLRALSSSANGCLYITELNNIHTCKGVVKTQNNKLLGSKAVKTCIAADVSYNLSLKPREIMSKFKSTYGFDISYKVALKAKHRAKEAIYGLDADSFSKLSWYKEAVLQSNPGSSFVLEVDPSTNRFQRLFVAYGGCVQGFQFCLLVLYVDGTFGKSIYKGQILSATGMNGNQDSCFYPLAICFCDSETDANWTFFFKHLKSLLEPQGRVITFINDRGTGLLSAFDKVAYSSTEKEYRFNLRLLREVGGADIIDPFLAEIPVQNWFRAFYTSCRYGIMANGIAESFNSWIAIERLMHVYCMLDQTRIKQMELMGERRDEAQRWTTELTPKMEERLKVQMEKSRRFSVHYSSPGVYEINCFPCPHGLAAIQAASENVYDYIDKYFCVDMFKKSYSFPIRPITNVDTSSSESATDCILAPLAKRPPGRPS